In Phycisphaerae bacterium, one genomic interval encodes:
- a CDS encoding pyridoxal phosphate-dependent aminotransferase: MSHAIAQKVAADMAGASFIREMFEKGRRLKAEFGADQVFDFSLGNPNATPPPAFFGALKAVAAEFSPALHRYMPNVGFDETRAAVARFASAEYRLPIETGAVIMTSGAAGAMNVVLRAICNPGDEVIVLAPYFPEYRFYIEQVGARMTLVQTDAEFQPDMPAIAAALSDRTRAVLINTPNNPSGAVYTAEKCRALAELLARHDRPERPLYILCDDPYRRIIFDLDWCPTPAQFYPRTLLVSSYSKDLSIAGERAGYVVVPATVPERELVLGALTMLNRTMGFVNAAAFMQRVIARCADALCDVSFYRQNRDLLCNALREFGYKLVTPRGALYAFPQTPIADDKAFVDLLLKHRVLAVPGTGFGRPGHMRLSYCVDRRTIEGGLPGLKAALHEASGSGARRG, encoded by the coding sequence ATGTCGCACGCCATCGCACAGAAGGTCGCGGCCGACATGGCGGGCGCGTCCTTCATCCGTGAGATGTTCGAGAAGGGCCGGCGACTGAAGGCCGAGTTCGGCGCGGACCAGGTCTTCGACTTCTCGCTCGGCAACCCGAATGCGACCCCGCCCCCGGCGTTCTTCGGCGCGCTCAAGGCCGTCGCGGCGGAGTTCAGCCCGGCCCTGCACCGGTACATGCCCAACGTCGGCTTCGATGAGACCCGGGCGGCGGTGGCCCGCTTCGCAAGCGCGGAGTACCGCCTGCCGATCGAGACCGGCGCGGTGATCATGACCAGCGGCGCGGCGGGGGCGATGAATGTCGTCCTGCGGGCGATCTGCAACCCGGGCGACGAGGTCATCGTGCTCGCGCCGTACTTTCCCGAGTACCGCTTCTACATCGAGCAGGTCGGCGCCCGGATGACGCTCGTGCAGACGGACGCCGAGTTTCAGCCCGACATGCCGGCCATCGCCGCGGCGCTCAGCGACCGCACGCGCGCCGTGCTGATCAACACGCCGAACAATCCGAGCGGGGCGGTCTACACGGCGGAGAAATGCCGCGCGCTGGCGGAACTGCTGGCCCGCCACGACCGGCCGGAGCGGCCGTTGTACATCCTGTGCGACGATCCGTACCGGCGGATCATTTTCGACCTCGACTGGTGCCCGACGCCGGCGCAGTTCTATCCCCGGACGCTGCTGGTTTCGAGCTATTCGAAGGATCTGAGCATCGCGGGCGAGCGCGCCGGCTACGTCGTCGTGCCGGCGACGGTGCCCGAGCGGGAGCTGGTGCTCGGGGCGCTGACGATGCTGAACCGGACGATGGGCTTCGTGAACGCCGCGGCCTTCATGCAGCGTGTGATCGCGCGCTGCGCGGACGCCCTGTGCGACGTGTCGTTCTACCGGCAGAACCGGGACCTGCTGTGCAACGCGCTGCGCGAGTTCGGGTACAAGCTGGTGACGCCGCGTGGTGCGCTGTATGCGTTCCCGCAGACGCCGATCGCGGACGACAAGGCGTTCGTCGACCTGTTGCTGAAACACCGGGTCTTGGCGGTGCCGGGGACGGGCTTCGGCCGGCCGGGGCACATGCGACTGAGCTACTGCGTCGATCGGCGGACGATCGAAGGCGGCCTGCCCGGCCTGAAAGCCGCCCTGCACGAGGCGTCCGGCTCCGGCGCCAGACGGGGATGA
- a CDS encoding ferrous iron transport protein A — protein MSLDLVPLGKRFRVTGIKAQGPLPYRLMEMGFIEGTEVEVVRRAPLGDPLQLRVGDYELSLRSSEAALIDVSAL, from the coding sequence ATGTCGCTGGATCTCGTTCCGCTCGGTAAGCGGTTTCGCGTGACCGGAATCAAGGCTCAGGGCCCGCTGCCCTATCGGCTGATGGAAATGGGCTTCATTGAGGGCACCGAGGTCGAGGTGGTGCGGCGGGCGCCGCTCGGCGATCCGCTGCAACTCCGCGTGGGCGACTACGAGCTTTCATTGCGCTCCAGCGAGGCCGCGCTGATCGATGTGTCCGCGCTCTAG
- the feoB gene encoding ferrous iron transport protein B encodes MVGNPNTGKTSLFNALTGFRRHVANYPGVTVDVARGPIRGARVPLELLDLPGTYSLAAASPDEMILCDALCGRAAARPAAVLAIIDASNPVRNLYLLSQVLEIGLPVVVALNMVDVARARGIEVDAVRLAKRLGVPVVPVIASAPETVAPLVPVLEAAVGGAAPATRVDLPSELRAEADRLAATSGLRICPAEALRILATPDGHAERWFVARGGDAQPFRAARLRLQARGLDPAPSEVRARYAWIDRTLSGVVARQLVTSATWSSRLDRVLTHRVLGALTLLGVLYGLFVAIYAGAQPLMHALDHVFGWLGAVVTQVVPPGVVRSLLVDGLIAGVGGVLGFLPQILILFAFIAVLEDCGYLSRAAFMVDRLMRPLGLSGRAFIPLLSSFACAVPAIMGTRAIADRRERFITILIAPFMSCSARLPIYVLLTGAFVPAQAWIGGWVRLDALVMLGLYLVGVVVAVPIALLLRRTVFAGPAAGFLLELPAYKVPRFRTVLQRVYLAGRSFVVRAGTVILVVNLVVWALAYFPRSPQTQARVAQEQTWAGWDAATYESMLAGAYLRESYLGQMGHRIEPLLRPLGWDWRIGVGVLASFPAREVIIATLGTIANLAEGADAQSPSLEGALRRMTWEDTGAPLFTLPVALSVMVFFALCAQCASTLVVIGRETGSWGWPVASFTVMTALAYLAAWGVSAGARACGL; translated from the coding sequence TTGGTCGGTAACCCCAACACGGGCAAGACCTCGCTCTTCAACGCGCTGACGGGTTTTCGGCGGCACGTCGCGAACTACCCGGGCGTGACCGTCGACGTCGCCCGCGGACCGATCCGCGGCGCGCGGGTGCCGCTCGAACTGCTGGATTTGCCGGGCACGTACAGCCTGGCGGCGGCCTCGCCGGACGAGATGATCCTGTGCGACGCGCTGTGCGGGCGGGCGGCGGCGCGTCCGGCGGCGGTGCTGGCGATCATTGATGCGTCCAACCCGGTCCGCAACCTGTATTTGCTCAGCCAGGTGCTCGAAATCGGCCTGCCGGTCGTGGTCGCGTTGAACATGGTCGACGTGGCGCGGGCCCGCGGGATCGAGGTGGACGCTGTGCGACTCGCCAAGCGGCTGGGCGTGCCAGTCGTGCCGGTGATCGCGAGCGCGCCGGAGACGGTGGCCCCGCTTGTGCCGGTTCTGGAGGCTGCAGTGGGCGGCGCGGCGCCGGCGACGCGGGTGGATTTGCCGTCGGAGCTGCGGGCGGAGGCGGACCGGCTGGCTGCCACGTCCGGGCTGCGGATCTGTCCGGCCGAGGCCCTGCGCATTCTCGCGACGCCCGATGGGCACGCGGAGCGCTGGTTCGTCGCGCGCGGCGGCGACGCGCAGCCGTTTCGCGCGGCGCGCCTGCGACTGCAGGCGCGCGGGCTGGATCCGGCGCCGAGCGAAGTGCGGGCACGGTACGCGTGGATCGATCGTACGCTGAGCGGCGTGGTGGCACGGCAACTGGTGACGAGCGCCACGTGGTCGAGCCGGCTGGACCGTGTGTTGACGCACCGCGTGCTCGGAGCACTGACGCTGCTCGGCGTGCTCTACGGCCTGTTTGTCGCGATCTACGCGGGGGCACAGCCGCTGATGCACGCCTTGGATCACGTTTTTGGCTGGCTGGGCGCCGTCGTGACGCAGGTGGTTCCGCCGGGGGTGGTGCGCAGCCTGCTGGTGGACGGGCTGATTGCCGGCGTGGGTGGGGTCCTGGGCTTTCTGCCCCAGATCCTGATTCTCTTCGCGTTTATCGCCGTGCTGGAGGACTGCGGCTACCTGTCGCGGGCGGCGTTCATGGTGGACCGGCTCATGCGACCGCTGGGGCTGAGCGGGCGCGCGTTCATCCCGCTGCTGTCCTCGTTCGCCTGCGCGGTGCCGGCGATCATGGGCACGCGGGCGATTGCCGACCGGCGCGAGCGGTTCATCACGATCCTGATCGCGCCGTTCATGAGCTGTTCGGCCCGGCTGCCGATTTACGTGCTGCTCACTGGCGCGTTCGTGCCGGCGCAGGCCTGGATCGGCGGATGGGTGCGGCTGGACGCGCTGGTGATGCTGGGACTGTACCTGGTCGGCGTCGTGGTGGCAGTGCCGATCGCCCTGCTGCTGCGGCGGACGGTGTTCGCTGGCCCGGCGGCCGGCTTCCTGCTGGAGTTGCCGGCGTACAAGGTGCCGCGTTTCCGCACGGTACTGCAGCGCGTCTACCTGGCGGGGCGCAGCTTCGTGGTGCGCGCCGGGACCGTGATCCTGGTGGTGAACCTGGTGGTCTGGGCGCTGGCGTACTTTCCGCGCAGCCCGCAGACGCAGGCGCGGGTTGCGCAGGAGCAGACCTGGGCCGGCTGGGACGCCGCCACGTACGAATCCATGCTCGCCGGGGCGTACCTGCGCGAGAGCTACCTGGGGCAGATGGGGCACCGGATTGAACCGCTGCTGCGACCGCTGGGCTGGGATTGGCGCATCGGGGTCGGCGTGCTCGCGTCGTTCCCCGCGCGGGAGGTGATCATCGCGACGCTGGGGACGATCGCGAACCTCGCGGAGGGGGCCGACGCGCAGTCCCCATCGCTGGAGGGCGCCCTGCGGCGCATGACCTGGGAAGACACGGGGGCTCCGCTGTTCACGCTGCCGGTCGCGCTGTCCGTGATGGTCTTCTTTGCGCTGTGCGCACAATGCGCGAGCACGCTCGTGGTGATAGGGCGCGAGACCGGGTCGTGGGGCTGGCCCGTGGCCTCCTTCACCGTCATGACCGCGCTGGCTTACCTCGCGGCCTGGGGCGTCTCGGCCGGCGCGCGGGCCTGCGGATTGTGA
- a CDS encoding FAD-dependent oxidoreductase, giving the protein MSTPAGYDVVIVGGGPAGCAAAIAARRQRLAVLLVEPRAPVASPGCAGWLGPAAVRLCGECGVDAQSAGAATFTGLRLWTWDLATKVAIDDPELTGWVVSAPALGQALLAAARVAGAEVRTAAVVHVQLGETNATLRLSDGEQVSGQVVLIADGAASPTARLANLAGAPPDGSAGRAARVCGRLATDGVGLDVIIGAGRALRVATVARRGREVCLTLVTHESASPAEAQLAALLATVRAAGAWPIAEADVPAAVPCLAGAALELDSHVGKRCLLVGDAGGFSAAFSNEGIYPALRSGWLAAEAVARAVRAPVLQDELGSFSAAWRADLADYLRMPNTDLGLLLPMVFNNAQMSRRVGRAFLLGQAF; this is encoded by the coding sequence ATGTCCACACCGGCCGGGTATGACGTCGTGATCGTCGGCGGCGGCCCTGCCGGCTGTGCCGCGGCCATCGCGGCGCGCCGCCAGCGGCTCGCGGTGTTGCTGGTCGAGCCGCGGGCGCCGGTGGCGTCGCCGGGTTGCGCCGGCTGGCTCGGGCCGGCGGCTGTGCGGCTGTGCGGCGAGTGCGGCGTGGACGCGCAGTCGGCGGGCGCGGCGACGTTCACCGGCCTGCGGCTGTGGACCTGGGATCTGGCGACGAAAGTCGCGATTGATGACCCGGAGCTGACGGGCTGGGTCGTCAGTGCGCCGGCCCTGGGCCAGGCGCTGCTCGCCGCGGCGCGCGTGGCCGGCGCCGAAGTGCGGACCGCCGCCGTCGTGCACGTTCAGCTCGGCGAGACCAACGCGACGCTGCGGCTTTCGGACGGCGAGCAGGTCAGCGGGCAGGTTGTGTTGATCGCCGATGGGGCCGCCTCGCCCACCGCGCGGCTGGCAAACCTGGCCGGTGCGCCGCCGGACGGTTCGGCCGGCCGCGCGGCGCGGGTATGCGGCCGGTTGGCAACGGACGGCGTCGGGCTGGACGTGATCATAGGCGCGGGGCGCGCGCTGCGCGTTGCCACGGTGGCCCGGCGAGGACGCGAGGTCTGCCTGACGCTGGTGACGCACGAGAGCGCATCGCCGGCGGAGGCCCAGCTTGCGGCGCTGCTCGCGACGGTGCGCGCGGCGGGGGCCTGGCCAATCGCGGAAGCGGATGTGCCGGCGGCGGTGCCCTGTCTGGCCGGGGCCGCGCTCGAGCTCGATTCGCACGTCGGCAAACGCTGCCTGCTTGTGGGTGATGCCGGCGGATTCAGCGCCGCATTCAGCAATGAGGGCATTTATCCGGCCTTGCGGTCGGGTTGGCTGGCGGCCGAGGCGGTGGCGCGGGCGGTGCGCGCCCCCGTGCTGCAGGATGAGCTGGGCAGTTTCAGCGCGGCCTGGCGGGCGGACCTGGCGGACTATCTGCGCATGCCCAATACAGACCTGGGTTTGCTGCTGCCGATGGTATTCAACAATGCCCAGATGTCGCGGCGGGTGGGGCGGGCCTTCCTGCTGGGACAGGCTTTCTGA
- the def gene encoding peptide deformylase — MATGLKDHRVTADLKDLRIIHYPDPRLRQVCEPVTEFDGALAALVQRMFELMETGKGVGLAASQVGVTKRVIVVNPTGEPGDNQVFVNPAIHEPHGSVEAEEGCLSLPGINVQVRRAQSCRLTAQDLHGNPVELDLKDLFARICQHETDHLNGVMIIDRMGPTDRIATRKTLKALEDSFKSRSSR, encoded by the coding sequence ATGGCCACTGGATTGAAGGATCACCGCGTGACGGCAGACTTGAAGGACCTCCGCATTATTCACTATCCCGATCCCCGCCTGCGACAGGTGTGCGAGCCGGTCACGGAATTCGACGGCGCGCTGGCCGCGCTCGTGCAGCGCATGTTCGAGCTGATGGAGACCGGCAAGGGCGTGGGGCTGGCGGCGTCGCAGGTGGGCGTCACGAAGCGCGTCATTGTCGTGAATCCCACGGGTGAGCCCGGTGACAACCAGGTCTTCGTCAATCCCGCGATTCACGAGCCGCACGGTTCTGTCGAGGCCGAGGAAGGCTGCCTGTCGCTACCGGGGATCAATGTCCAGGTCCGCCGGGCCCAGAGCTGCCGCTTGACCGCCCAGGACCTGCACGGCAACCCGGTCGAACTCGACCTCAAGGACCTCTTTGCCCGCATCTGCCAGCACGAGACCGATCACCTCAACGGCGTCATGATCATCGATCGCATGGGCCCGACGGACCGCATCGCGACCCGCAAGACGCTCAAGGCCCTCGAAGACTCGTTCAAGTCGCGTTCGAGCCGCTAA
- the fmt gene encoding methionyl-tRNA formyltransferase → MRMLFLGTGDFGVPALRALMQRGHEFAAVISQPDRPAGRGREVRPTPIHALADELHLRHIQTEDVNALDLADVLGGAALGVVAAFGQKIGPQLLAALPRGCVNIHGSLLPKYRGAAPYQRAILNGDEVTGVTVFQLDERWDAGGILGQRRTPIDDGETADELHDRLALLGAELIIDVVADVAADRVRPVPQDVSQATRAPKLSKADGTVDWAQPARRVVRRIHGLWSWPAAACLFASRTGKQERVLLARAAVADQTAAPTDAIPPGAFCADRTVQTGLGRVRLLEVRPAGGKLMPFEAFANGRRIAPPDRFLPVVP, encoded by the coding sequence ATGCGAATGCTCTTTCTGGGTACGGGTGATTTCGGCGTGCCGGCCCTGCGGGCGTTGATGCAGCGCGGCCACGAGTTTGCGGCCGTCATCAGTCAGCCGGACCGTCCCGCCGGGCGCGGCCGCGAAGTGCGCCCGACACCGATCCACGCGCTGGCCGACGAACTGCACCTGCGGCACATTCAGACCGAGGACGTCAACGCGCTGGACCTGGCCGACGTGCTGGGCGGCGCGGCGCTCGGCGTCGTGGCGGCGTTCGGCCAGAAGATCGGGCCGCAGTTGCTCGCGGCACTGCCGCGCGGATGCGTCAACATCCACGGCTCGCTGCTGCCGAAGTACCGCGGCGCCGCCCCATATCAGCGCGCGATCCTCAACGGCGATGAGGTCACCGGCGTCACGGTGTTCCAGCTCGACGAGCGTTGGGACGCCGGCGGCATCCTGGGGCAGCGCCGCACGCCGATCGACGACGGCGAGACGGCGGATGAACTGCATGACCGGCTGGCGCTGCTTGGTGCGGAATTGATCATCGATGTCGTCGCGGATGTCGCGGCTGATCGCGTGCGGCCCGTGCCGCAGGATGTTTCACAGGCCACGCGTGCCCCCAAGCTCTCCAAGGCCGACGGCACCGTGGATTGGGCGCAGCCGGCGCGGCGCGTCGTCCGCCGTATACATGGCCTGTGGTCGTGGCCGGCCGCGGCGTGCCTGTTCGCTTCGCGTACTGGCAAACAGGAGCGCGTGTTGCTCGCCCGCGCCGCGGTGGCCGACCAAACCGCGGCGCCGACGGACGCGATTCCGCCGGGCGCGTTCTGTGCGGATCGCACGGTGCAGACCGGGCTGGGTCGCGTGCGACTGCTCGAAGTCCGACCCGCGGGCGGCAAGCTGATGCCGTTCGAGGCTTTCGCCAACGGCCGGCGCATCGCGCCGCCGGATCGATTTCTGCCGGTGGTGCCGTGA
- a CDS encoding methyltransferase domain-containing protein has product MRRDEAPLDGRTAAVCAVSDALTGRRFVSEALRAWRAAGRLAGHEAALALEIGQGTLRHIVTIEHVLGKVARVERARMPARLRAVLDTAAYQVIWLERIPVFAAVDEAVELARRLVRGRAPGMVNAVLRRLAGAITERRVPWRRLDPTHVRVNWEQACAFSQPVLPEPTGEAGRCAHLAAATGERRPRFAELVARHGPERAEAATWAAQALPPTALHANTLRLLSAELEPLLRAAHGDAVRVVGDTAFVPPAVSVVETPPFAEGLVFVQDPTAYAAAQAVAASPGERVLDLCAAPGGKSIVLALAMNDRGEVVACDTAPERLERLAENVARLGLRCVQRRVVSHSGAELNAEHGRFDAALVDVPCSNTGVIARRPEARLGLTRRKLESLCEVQAALLRQAAACVRPGGRLVYSTCSIEPEENEQMVAAFLRDNPDWRLDEQVTTLPAAGPQWSDWHDGGYYARLVRAAR; this is encoded by the coding sequence GTGAGACGCGACGAAGCCCCGCTGGACGGACGGACCGCGGCCGTGTGTGCGGTGAGCGACGCACTCACCGGACGCCGTTTTGTGAGCGAAGCGCTGCGCGCGTGGCGCGCGGCGGGGCGCCTCGCCGGCCACGAAGCCGCGCTCGCGCTGGAGATCGGGCAGGGCACGCTGCGGCATATCGTCACGATTGAGCACGTGCTGGGGAAGGTCGCGCGTGTGGAACGCGCGCGGATGCCGGCCCGACTGCGCGCCGTGCTCGACACCGCCGCTTACCAGGTCATCTGGCTGGAGCGCATCCCCGTGTTCGCCGCCGTCGATGAGGCGGTGGAGCTCGCGCGGCGCCTGGTCCGCGGCCGCGCGCCGGGCATGGTGAACGCCGTGCTGCGGCGACTGGCGGGTGCGATCACTGAGCGGCGTGTGCCGTGGCGGCGGCTGGATCCGACGCACGTACGCGTGAACTGGGAGCAGGCCTGCGCGTTTTCGCAGCCGGTCCTGCCGGAACCCACCGGCGAGGCGGGCCGGTGCGCGCATCTCGCCGCGGCGACCGGCGAGCGCCGCCCGCGCTTCGCGGAACTGGTCGCCCGCCATGGACCGGAACGCGCCGAGGCCGCCACGTGGGCCGCGCAGGCGCTGCCGCCGACGGCGTTGCACGCGAACACACTGCGGTTGTTGAGCGCGGAGCTCGAGCCGCTTCTACGCGCGGCCCACGGCGACGCCGTCCGCGTCGTGGGAGATACAGCGTTTGTTCCGCCGGCCGTGTCCGTGGTGGAGACGCCGCCTTTCGCCGAGGGTCTCGTGTTCGTGCAGGACCCGACGGCGTACGCGGCCGCGCAGGCCGTCGCGGCCAGCCCCGGCGAGCGCGTGCTCGATCTATGTGCGGCGCCGGGCGGGAAGTCGATCGTGCTCGCGCTGGCCATGAACGATCGCGGCGAGGTCGTGGCCTGTGACACGGCGCCCGAGCGTCTGGAGCGCCTGGCGGAGAACGTCGCACGCCTGGGCCTGCGCTGCGTGCAACGGCGCGTGGTGTCGCACTCCGGCGCTGAGCTGAACGCGGAGCACGGACGCTTCGACGCCGCGCTGGTCGATGTACCCTGCTCGAACACGGGGGTCATCGCGCGGCGGCCGGAGGCACGGCTGGGCCTGACGCGCCGCAAGCTGGAATCGCTATGCGAAGTGCAGGCGGCGCTGCTGCGGCAGGCGGCGGCGTGTGTTCGCCCCGGCGGCCGGCTGGTCTACAGCACGTGCAGCATCGAGCCGGAGGAAAACGAACAGATGGTGGCAGCGTTCCTGCGCGACAATCCGGATTGGCGGCTGGATGAGCAGGTGACGACGCTGCCCGCGGCCGGCCCGCAGTGGTCGGACTGGCATGACGGCGGCTATTACGCGCGGCTGGTCCGGGCGGCGCGTTAG
- a CDS encoding CDGSH iron-sulfur domain-containing protein has protein sequence MPAPRHGNAPIEIDETPGKKAYCACGWSEKLPYCDGAHKRRDTGAHPIKVEVAEAGKKWVCQCHQTKTPPWCDGTHKTLRPTSG, from the coding sequence ATGCCCGCTCCCCGACACGGCAACGCGCCTATCGAGATCGACGAAACGCCCGGCAAGAAGGCCTACTGCGCGTGCGGCTGGTCTGAGAAGTTGCCGTACTGCGACGGCGCGCACAAGCGGCGCGACACCGGCGCGCACCCCATCAAGGTGGAAGTGGCCGAAGCCGGCAAGAAGTGGGTCTGCCAGTGCCACCAGACCAAGACCCCGCCGTGGTGTGACGGCACGCACAAGACGCTGCGGCCGACGTCCGGCTAA
- the polX gene encoding DNA polymerase/3'-5' exonuclease PolX yields MTNADIARAFAEIADLLEIQGADAFRVNSYRRVARTLEDLASDIHDVAARGELASLPGVGKSSAQKIQELLDTGRIAMRDELTAAVPESLLALLSIPSVGPKKVALLWKERGITSVADLKAAIEAGRLDGLKGFGAKSIEQIARGIEFLERSAGRTRLGEGWAVANQLRAALAEMKGVTRVEAAGSLRRGRETIGDLDLLCIAADGETIIRQFTELPGVMQVLGAGGTKGSILVSTPRGRTVQVDLRVVPAESFGAAWQYFTGSKEHNVRLRELAVKRGWSLNEYGLTEGKKVIASRTEEDVYAALDLPWIPPELREDRDEFEPGAVPDDLLTLEHIRGDLHMHTYASDGRNTIEEMATAAKARGYKYICITDHSPASAIANGLKPARLRAHIKDVRAAAEKVKGLTVWIGTEVDIHADGTLDYPDELLAELDFVTASIHAGMGSDMAANTRRTLAAMSNPHVHCIGHPTGRLINERDAMPLDMEAIAREAARTGTALEINANYYRLDLKDQHARLARDLGATILINTDAHATDQLEQMEFGVITARRAGLRKGDVLNTRPAKEVQAFAAKKRARG; encoded by the coding sequence ATGACCAATGCCGACATCGCCCGCGCGTTCGCCGAGATCGCCGATCTGCTCGAGATTCAGGGGGCCGATGCCTTTCGCGTGAATTCGTATCGGCGTGTGGCGCGCACACTCGAAGACCTCGCATCGGACATCCATGACGTGGCCGCACGCGGTGAGTTGGCGTCGCTGCCGGGCGTGGGCAAGAGCTCGGCGCAGAAGATCCAGGAGCTGCTCGACACCGGCCGGATCGCGATGCGCGACGAGTTGACCGCCGCGGTGCCGGAGTCGCTGCTCGCGCTGCTGTCGATCCCGTCGGTCGGGCCGAAGAAGGTCGCCTTGCTCTGGAAGGAACGCGGCATCACGTCGGTGGCCGACTTGAAGGCCGCGATCGAGGCCGGCCGGCTCGACGGGCTCAAAGGTTTCGGGGCCAAGAGCATCGAGCAGATCGCACGCGGGATCGAGTTTCTCGAACGCAGCGCCGGCCGCACGCGCCTCGGCGAAGGCTGGGCCGTCGCGAATCAACTGCGCGCGGCCCTCGCCGAAATGAAGGGCGTCACGCGCGTCGAGGCCGCCGGCTCGCTGCGTCGTGGCCGCGAGACGATCGGCGACCTCGATCTGCTGTGCATCGCGGCGGATGGCGAGACGATCATCCGGCAATTCACGGAACTGCCGGGTGTGATGCAGGTGCTCGGCGCCGGCGGAACGAAGGGCTCCATCCTTGTCTCGACGCCACGCGGGCGAACCGTGCAGGTGGACCTGCGCGTCGTGCCCGCGGAATCGTTCGGCGCCGCGTGGCAGTACTTCACCGGCAGCAAGGAGCACAACGTGCGGCTGCGCGAGCTGGCGGTGAAACGCGGTTGGAGCCTCAACGAGTACGGGCTCACCGAGGGCAAGAAGGTCATCGCGTCGCGGACCGAGGAGGATGTTTACGCGGCGCTCGATCTGCCGTGGATTCCGCCGGAGCTGCGCGAAGATCGTGACGAGTTCGAGCCGGGGGCGGTGCCCGACGACCTGCTGACGCTGGAGCACATTCGCGGCGATCTGCACATGCACACGTACGCGAGCGACGGGCGTAATACGATCGAGGAGATGGCCACCGCCGCGAAGGCCCGCGGCTACAAGTACATCTGCATCACCGATCATTCGCCGGCCAGCGCGATCGCGAACGGGCTGAAGCCGGCGCGCCTGCGGGCGCACATCAAGGACGTGCGGGCGGCTGCGGAGAAGGTGAAGGGGCTGACGGTGTGGATCGGCACGGAGGTGGACATCCACGCCGACGGGACGCTGGACTATCCTGACGAACTGCTCGCGGAGCTGGATTTCGTGACCGCGTCGATTCACGCCGGCATGGGCAGTGACATGGCGGCGAACACGCGGCGGACGCTGGCGGCGATGAGTAATCCGCACGTGCATTGCATCGGGCATCCGACGGGGCGGCTGATCAACGAGCGCGACGCGATGCCGCTGGACATGGAGGCGATCGCGCGGGAGGCGGCGCGCACCGGCACGGCGCTGGAGATCAACGCGAACTATTACCGTCTGGACCTGAAGGATCAGCACGCCCGGCTGGCCCGCGACCTGGGCGCGACGATCCTGATCAACACCGACGCGCACGCGACCGACCAGCTCGAGCAAATGGAATTCGGCGTCATCACGGCCCGCCGGGCGGGACTGCGCAAAGGCGACGTGCTGAACACGCGGCCGGCGAAGGAAGTGCAGGCGTTCGCGGCAAAGAAACGCGCGCGCGGGTGA